One window from the genome of Halomicrobium zhouii encodes:
- a CDS encoding ABC transporter permease, whose protein sequence is MSTRTDTGSGAVTAAGFEGDLRRYRRGLGGLLAFLLVWWLTASTTEPSYLVPGPAASALAFLDLFATTTAVVVPLLGATLVLPTGVAHLAQTLFHYVPGLLLGALCGAGLGLAMGWNGALDDWLRPLVRVLRPIPPLAWVVFAIVWFGIHHTGAAFIVFVGAFWINFYGAYGGVEGVATELTDAAATLGVERDLSMLKLVALPSAAPQLLTGFRTSIGRCWMIVVGAELFGAPGVGYEIVNASNNLAMATSVAYMILISLAFLCMDVGFRLVERRVLAWR, encoded by the coding sequence ATGAGCACGCGCACCGACACCGGGTCCGGCGCGGTGACTGCGGCCGGCTTCGAGGGTGATCTGCGCCGGTACCGTCGCGGCCTGGGCGGGCTCCTCGCGTTTCTCCTCGTCTGGTGGCTCACGGCGTCGACGACGGAGCCGTCGTACCTGGTGCCGGGTCCGGCCGCGTCGGCGCTGGCGTTCCTCGACCTCTTCGCCACAACGACGGCGGTCGTCGTCCCGCTGCTCGGGGCGACGCTGGTCCTTCCCACGGGCGTTGCCCACCTCGCACAGACGCTGTTCCACTACGTCCCCGGCCTGCTCCTGGGTGCGCTCTGTGGCGCCGGTCTCGGCCTGGCGATGGGGTGGAACGGGGCCCTCGACGACTGGCTGCGACCGCTCGTCCGGGTGCTCCGACCGATCCCGCCGTTGGCGTGGGTCGTCTTCGCCATCGTCTGGTTCGGCATCCACCACACCGGTGCGGCGTTCATCGTCTTCGTCGGCGCGTTCTGGATCAACTTCTACGGCGCCTACGGCGGGGTCGAGGGCGTCGCGACCGAGTTGACCGACGCGGCGGCGACGCTCGGCGTCGAGCGCGACCTGTCGATGCTGAAACTCGTCGCGCTACCGAGCGCGGCGCCACAGCTCCTGACGGGGTTCCGGACGAGCATCGGTCGGTGCTGGATGATCGTCGTCGGCGCCGAGCTGTTCGGCGCCCCGGGCGTGGGATACGAGATCGTCAACGCCTCGAACAACCTCGCGATGGCGACGAGCGTCGCCTACATGATCCTGATCAGCCTGGCGTTCCTCTGTATGGACGTCGGGTTCCGACTCGTCGAACGGCGGGTGCTCGCGTGGCGATGA
- a CDS encoding Gfo/Idh/MocA family protein, whose product MRFGVLSTADIGVESVIPAIAASDHEVAAIASRDGDRAEAVAADLGIPESYGSYDELLAEADVDAVYIPLPNGLHAEWIRAAADAGLHVLCEKPVTGDPSETAAVFDYCEERGVTLMEAFMYRFHPLTERAAEIVETELGEVRAVTSTFTFRMPDGAEDIRLDPDLEGGSILDVGTYAVNAARLFLGEPDRVYATTHDGRDCGVDTEMAGVLEYDSGAVARVQCGFETPLTQYYRVETTDGWLRAEPSFDVGVENETSLTYAVDGREVTERFEATDHYRLEVEHFADRVEHGETPRLDRAESVAHADALAAIFESAASGERVTVGEE is encoded by the coding sequence ATGCGATTCGGTGTACTCAGCACGGCAGACATCGGCGTCGAATCGGTGATCCCCGCGATAGCCGCGAGCGACCACGAGGTCGCCGCCATCGCCTCGCGCGACGGCGACCGTGCCGAGGCGGTCGCCGCGGACCTGGGCATCCCCGAGTCCTACGGGAGCTACGACGAACTCCTCGCGGAAGCCGACGTCGACGCGGTGTACATTCCACTGCCCAACGGCCTCCACGCCGAGTGGATCCGGGCCGCCGCCGACGCCGGCCTCCACGTCCTCTGCGAGAAGCCCGTCACCGGCGACCCGAGCGAGACGGCCGCCGTCTTCGACTACTGCGAGGAGCGCGGCGTCACCCTGATGGAGGCGTTCATGTATCGCTTCCACCCGCTCACCGAACGCGCCGCCGAAATCGTGGAGACGGAACTCGGCGAGGTCCGCGCGGTCACGTCCACGTTCACGTTCCGGATGCCCGACGGCGCCGAGGACATCCGGCTCGACCCCGACCTGGAGGGCGGCTCGATACTCGACGTCGGCACCTACGCCGTCAACGCGGCGCGACTCTTCCTCGGCGAACCCGACCGCGTGTACGCGACCACCCACGACGGGCGCGACTGCGGCGTCGACACCGAGATGGCCGGCGTCCTCGAGTACGACTCCGGCGCCGTCGCCCGCGTCCAGTGCGGCTTCGAGACGCCACTGACCCAGTACTATCGCGTCGAGACGACCGACGGCTGGCTCCGCGCCGAGCCCTCCTTCGACGTCGGCGTCGAAAACGAGACGTCGCTCACCTACGCCGTCGACGGCCGGGAAGTGACCGAGCGCTTCGAGGCGACCGACCACTACCGCCTGGAGGTCGAACACTTCGCCGACCGCGTCGAACACGGCGAGACACCGCGGCTCGACCGCGCGGAGAGCGTCGCCCACGCCGACGCGCTGGCGGCGATATTCGAGTCTGCGGCGTCGGGCGAGCGCGTCACCGTCGGCGAGGAATAG
- a CDS encoding metal ABC transporter ATP-binding protein codes for MAVVEATDVTFSYGDRPVVEDVSLAIEEGAFLGLVGPNGSGKTTLLELLIGLRRPDSGSVTLFGHPAHESRDGHRIGFVPQDVATANGRMPTTVREAVRMGRYPRNLVGRFTGADRRAVDDALARVGIAALADRRVGRLSGGQRQRVFIARALAAEADLLALDEPTVGVDAESREGFYDLLHELNDEGITVVLIEHDIGVVTTHASEIACLNRELFFHGDPETFVETDALAEAYGGAQSIVHHQH; via the coding sequence ATGGCCGTCGTCGAAGCCACCGACGTCACCTTCTCCTACGGCGACCGGCCGGTCGTCGAGGACGTCTCCCTCGCTATCGAGGAGGGGGCGTTCCTGGGACTGGTCGGGCCGAACGGGTCGGGGAAGACGACGCTGCTCGAACTGCTGATCGGCCTGCGTCGCCCGGACAGCGGCTCGGTGACGCTGTTCGGCCACCCGGCCCACGAGTCCCGCGACGGCCACCGAATCGGGTTCGTCCCGCAAGACGTCGCGACGGCGAACGGGCGGATGCCGACGACGGTCCGGGAGGCGGTCCGGATGGGGCGGTATCCCCGAAATCTGGTGGGGCGTTTCACCGGCGCAGACAGGCGCGCCGTCGACGACGCGCTGGCGCGCGTCGGGATCGCAGCTCTCGCTGATCGGCGCGTCGGCCGACTTTCGGGCGGCCAGCGCCAGCGGGTGTTCATCGCCCGCGCGCTCGCCGCCGAGGCCGACCTGCTCGCGCTCGACGAGCCGACGGTGGGCGTCGACGCGGAGTCCCGGGAGGGGTTCTACGACCTGCTGCACGAGCTGAACGACGAGGGGATCACGGTCGTCCTCATCGAACACGACATCGGCGTCGTCACGACCCACGCCTCGGAGATCGCCTGCCTCAACCGGGAGCTGTTCTTCCACGGCGACCCCGAGACCTTCGTCGAGACCGACGCGCTGGCCGAGGCCTACGGTGGCGCCCAGTCCATCGTCCACCACCAGCACTGA
- a CDS encoding metal ABC transporter substrate-binding protein → MDFTRRRLLTATAGAAGAGLLAGCLDGAADGADPGSESGGPVAQSTFFVFGDITAQVAGDAADAELLVPVGQHGHGWEPGPSVREDVHDADLLVHGMTGFQPWVDGIIGDLEADGSDVATVDVSSGVDLLAPGAGHDEEHHDEAHDDHEETHDEADHEEHSESDAHDDEETHSEQTHDDHEGDDHDASHEEDHEGDDHDHGNADPHFWMDPLRVRDAVETVRAALVDVDSENADAYDTNADEFTARLADLHERIESTVAEASTDTVLVAGHDSFQYFADRYDVEVAALTNVSPDDRPSTRDVERAQSIIDEHDLRYVCADPLESQEAAEQLVAETDAEAVLPLTAMPGLTDEWEREDWGYVDVVENVNLPTLERALDV, encoded by the coding sequence ATGGACTTCACCAGACGACGATTGCTGACCGCGACGGCGGGAGCGGCCGGTGCGGGCCTGCTCGCCGGCTGTCTCGACGGTGCGGCGGACGGTGCGGATCCGGGGTCGGAATCGGGCGGCCCGGTCGCCCAGTCGACGTTCTTCGTCTTCGGCGATATCACCGCCCAGGTGGCCGGCGACGCGGCCGACGCGGAGCTACTCGTTCCGGTGGGCCAGCACGGCCACGGCTGGGAGCCCGGGCCGAGCGTCCGGGAGGACGTCCACGACGCCGACCTGCTCGTCCACGGGATGACGGGATTCCAGCCGTGGGTCGACGGGATCATCGGGGACCTCGAAGCCGACGGGTCGGACGTGGCGACGGTCGACGTGAGCAGCGGGGTCGACCTGTTGGCACCGGGCGCCGGGCACGACGAGGAACACCACGACGAAGCACACGACGACCACGAGGAGACGCACGACGAGGCAGACCACGAGGAGCACTCCGAATCGGACGCGCACGACGACGAAGAGACCCACAGCGAGCAGACGCACGACGACCACGAGGGCGACGACCACGACGCCTCCCACGAGGAGGACCACGAAGGCGACGACCACGACCACGGTAACGCGGACCCGCACTTCTGGATGGACCCGCTCCGGGTACGGGACGCGGTCGAAACCGTCCGGGCGGCGCTCGTCGACGTCGACTCCGAGAACGCGGACGCCTACGACACCAACGCCGACGAGTTCACCGCTCGGCTGGCGGACCTGCACGAGCGCATCGAGTCGACGGTCGCCGAGGCGTCGACGGACACCGTCCTCGTCGCCGGCCACGACTCGTTCCAGTACTTCGCGGACCGCTACGACGTCGAGGTCGCGGCGCTGACGAACGTCTCGCCCGACGACCGGCCGTCGACGCGCGACGTCGAGCGCGCCCAGTCGATCATCGACGAACACGACCTGCGGTACGTCTGTGCGGACCCGCTGGAGTCCCAGGAGGCGGCCGAGCAACTCGTCGCCGAGACGGACGCCGAGGCGGTGCTGCCCCTGACCGCGATGCCCGGGCTCACCGACGAGTGGGAGCGGGAGGACTGGGGGTACGTCGACGTCGTGGAAAACGTAAACCTTCCAACGCTGGAGCGCGCACTCGACGTATAA
- a CDS encoding ABC transporter substrate-binding protein, translating into MSKHDRRYADVVDRRKFLAVTGASGVAALAGCSGDGDGSDGSDGSDGSGDGSDGSGDGGDGGDGGVIDKTHASALQANPNDRTVNPHHTQNASEPATQLVFDRYAAYSFESEEFIMSALENWEFDGTTVTLKFRDDLTWSDGSQVTTEDIDVQFKIRKMTGDAIWGFVESTEVVDDLTYQLNLTGETNPVMVKHQLANMWVDTPAAVFEQFLDQDASEVQTWYWEDSDEEVLTSAGWKYVDRNQQEWNFERNPEFRKADNINFSNYKFDAYQEASVPQQDFTAGSRFDSNWSMFAPPETVEGFQDHVVEVRSIPAKWGYGMVFNHDDPVFGDRAVRQAIAYVVNREELVSNAGPRTKFPASVPCGIAPKNIDQWLGDTKSNFNDYGVGESDTESATQVLEDAGYSKSGDTWQTPDGEAISAEYLTPAGWSDFTTMTNTIVDRLSDFGFDLTVASQPTSDWQGSLIDSNFKIGTFYWLPGQARSAFPYYPLRHQLVNDAISGGHNYPAEEEQTIPSMDGDGETTLVPLDKVDEIGTVPTNEEAMPIVQEAAWHNNVDLPMLSLVSKFEQSWVTNDEWTLAEEGDVDRSIKWPPFWLPREGKMEAQE; encoded by the coding sequence ATGTCCAAACACGACAGGCGGTACGCGGACGTCGTCGACAGGCGGAAATTCCTCGCGGTTACGGGGGCGTCTGGCGTCGCCGCACTCGCAGGCTGCAGTGGTGATGGGGACGGGTCAGACGGCTCAGACGGATCTGACGGGTCCGGTGACGGTTCGGATGGCTCCGGTGACGGGGGCGACGGCGGTGACGGTGGCGTCATCGACAAGACGCACGCCAGCGCACTGCAGGCCAACCCGAACGACCGAACGGTAAACCCCCATCACACGCAGAACGCCTCCGAACCGGCGACACAGCTCGTGTTCGACCGGTACGCGGCGTACTCCTTCGAGTCCGAGGAGTTCATCATGTCTGCGCTCGAGAACTGGGAGTTCGACGGGACGACGGTCACCCTGAAGTTCCGCGACGACCTCACCTGGTCCGACGGGAGCCAGGTAACCACCGAGGACATCGACGTCCAGTTCAAGATACGGAAGATGACGGGCGACGCGATCTGGGGGTTCGTCGAGAGCACCGAGGTCGTCGACGACCTGACCTACCAGCTGAACCTGACCGGCGAGACGAACCCGGTGATGGTGAAACACCAGCTCGCGAACATGTGGGTGGACACGCCCGCCGCCGTGTTCGAGCAGTTCCTCGACCAGGACGCCTCCGAGGTCCAGACGTGGTACTGGGAGGACAGCGACGAGGAGGTCCTCACGAGCGCGGGCTGGAAGTACGTCGACCGGAACCAGCAGGAGTGGAACTTCGAGCGCAACCCAGAGTTCCGCAAGGCGGACAACATCAACTTCTCGAACTACAAGTTCGACGCCTACCAGGAAGCGAGCGTCCCCCAGCAGGACTTCACTGCGGGAAGCCGCTTCGACAGTAACTGGAGCATGTTCGCCCCGCCGGAGACGGTCGAGGGGTTCCAGGACCACGTCGTCGAGGTGCGGTCCATCCCCGCCAAGTGGGGCTACGGGATGGTGTTCAACCACGACGACCCGGTCTTCGGCGACCGCGCGGTGCGACAGGCCATCGCCTACGTCGTCAACCGCGAGGAACTCGTCTCCAACGCGGGCCCACGCACGAAGTTCCCGGCGAGTGTCCCCTGTGGCATCGCGCCGAAGAACATCGACCAGTGGCTCGGTGACACGAAGAGCAACTTCAACGACTACGGCGTCGGCGAGAGCGACACCGAGTCGGCGACGCAGGTCCTCGAGGACGCGGGCTACTCGAAGTCCGGCGACACCTGGCAGACCCCAGACGGCGAGGCCATCAGCGCCGAGTACCTCACCCCGGCTGGCTGGTCCGACTTCACGACGATGACCAACACCATCGTCGACCGGCTCAGCGACTTCGGTTTCGACCTGACCGTCGCGAGCCAGCCGACAAGCGACTGGCAGGGCTCGCTGATCGACAGCAACTTCAAAATCGGGACGTTCTACTGGCTGCCCGGCCAGGCCCGGTCTGCGTTCCCGTACTACCCGCTGCGCCACCAGCTGGTGAACGACGCCATCAGCGGCGGACACAACTACCCGGCCGAGGAAGAGCAGACCATCCCCTCGATGGACGGCGACGGCGAGACGACGCTCGTCCCCCTCGACAAGGTCGACGAGATCGGAACCGTCCCGACCAACGAGGAGGCGATGCCGATCGTCCAGGAAGCGGCCTGGCACAACAACGTCGACCTGCCGATGCTCTCGCTGGTCTCCAAGTTCGAGCAGTCCTGGGTCACGAACGACGAGTGGACCCTCGCCGAGGAAGGCGACGTCGACCGCAGCATCAAGTGGCCGCCCTTCTGGCTGCCCCGAGAAGGCAAGATGGAGGCCCAGGAGTAG
- a CDS encoding ABC transporter ATP-binding protein, whose amino-acid sequence MNAPSPPSGSAADGKVVVRDLGKTYRSASGTVRALSDVSVRVAAGEFCCVVGPSGCGKTTLLRAIAGLETPDCGAVLVDGEPVTGPGLDRGMVFQQHALFPWRTVRGNVRFGLDRPACDCPDCEARVRELIDLVGLEGFEDAYPRELSGGMKQRVGVARALAVDPEILLLDEPFGSVDARTRDRLHAELLAIWRRTGQTVVFVTHDVDEAVRLADRVVVMDADPGTVQSTVAVDLPRPRERTDRSFVAHVARIRDELGGPAELDDGPAELDDGPA is encoded by the coding sequence ATGAACGCCCCGTCTCCTCCGTCGGGTTCGGCCGCGGACGGGAAGGTCGTCGTCAGGGACCTCGGCAAGACGTATCGATCGGCGTCGGGCACCGTCCGGGCGCTGTCCGACGTGTCGGTACGCGTCGCGGCGGGGGAGTTCTGCTGCGTCGTCGGGCCGTCCGGCTGCGGGAAGACCACGCTGTTGCGTGCGATCGCCGGGCTGGAAACGCCGGATTGCGGCGCCGTCCTGGTCGACGGCGAGCCGGTCACCGGCCCGGGGCTGGACCGCGGGATGGTGTTCCAGCAGCACGCGCTGTTCCCCTGGCGGACCGTCCGCGGGAACGTCCGGTTCGGCCTCGACCGGCCGGCCTGTGACTGTCCGGACTGCGAGGCGCGGGTCCGGGAGCTGATCGACCTCGTCGGGCTGGAGGGCTTCGAGGACGCCTATCCCCGGGAGCTCTCCGGCGGGATGAAACAGCGCGTCGGCGTCGCGCGGGCGCTCGCCGTCGACCCGGAGATACTCCTGCTGGACGAGCCCTTCGGGAGCGTCGACGCGCGGACGCGCGACCGACTCCACGCCGAACTGCTGGCTATCTGGCGACGGACGGGCCAGACCGTCGTGTTCGTCACCCACGACGTCGACGAGGCGGTGCGGCTGGCGGATCGGGTCGTCGTCATGGACGCGGACCCGGGGACCGTCCAGTCCACCGTCGCCGTCGACCTGCCGCGACCGCGCGAGCGAACGGACAGGTCGTTCGTCGCCCACGTCGCGCGGATTCGCGACGAACTCGGCGGCCCGGCGGAACTGGATGATGGCCCGGCCGAACTGGACGACGGCCCTGCGTAA
- a CDS encoding RICIN domain-containing protein: MSNQRHRSDGVTGGTDERAETDERRPSGDRTHLTRRRAIALAGAGLATSAIGAAQADSHDALVSNSGGQFVAENGSSEVYAGGDFLDAMQAAVDSLTPGRTAKETVRVEATGSTGSAGSLRAVDLPSYTVFDVPGSIDVTDSGEPWVVPVRAQNAEAIEIPRLTVTGNPRYGIRISHCTDVVIGDVTMDLSTGLGIRIDGRDGPRTRNVTLDSATISGSSTHAVETYGVDDIDVGTVTATDVDTGCGLLLNDTSGATVDHVDATRCDEGGGYAGFRCANDAGPEISVGRVDAVDCGRGVFTVSGSRGITIDEVALESCGSGALVQDTRDTAIRGGSITGSDGEGVRIDSRDSNEHPYTRNVTVENLQIHDNGSYGVYETGPDTEANTIQNNDFCGNGSGAIETYASNTTVSGNTNCAGGTGGSGSGGGDGGSGGDGGTGDTPISDGRYRAVSANSGKLLEVAAADTSDGANVRQYADTGHPCQEWDLSSNGDGTYTLSNAHSGKLLEVANADTSDGANVRQWADTGHACQRWRFVDNGDGTYRLENAHSGKVADVEGASTEDGANVLQWPWTGGDNQRWSFEGV; the protein is encoded by the coding sequence ATGTCGAACCAGCGTCACAGGAGCGACGGTGTCACGGGTGGAACAGACGAGAGAGCGGAGACGGACGAGCGGAGGCCGAGCGGTGACAGGACGCACCTCACCCGGCGACGGGCCATTGCCCTGGCCGGCGCAGGCCTGGCGACGAGTGCGATCGGGGCGGCCCAGGCGGACAGTCACGATGCCCTCGTCTCGAACAGCGGGGGACAGTTCGTCGCCGAGAACGGCAGCTCCGAGGTGTACGCCGGCGGGGACTTCCTCGACGCCATGCAGGCGGCCGTCGACAGCCTGACCCCCGGCCGCACGGCGAAGGAGACGGTCCGCGTCGAGGCGACCGGGTCGACGGGGAGTGCGGGGAGCCTGCGAGCCGTCGACCTGCCGAGTTACACCGTCTTCGACGTCCCGGGATCCATCGACGTGACCGACTCGGGCGAACCGTGGGTCGTCCCGGTCCGCGCCCAGAACGCCGAGGCCATCGAGATTCCCCGCCTGACCGTCACCGGGAATCCCCGGTACGGGATCCGGATCTCTCACTGCACCGACGTGGTCATCGGCGACGTCACGATGGATCTGTCCACCGGTCTGGGCATCCGCATCGACGGGCGCGACGGCCCGCGGACGCGGAACGTCACGCTCGACTCCGCGACCATCAGTGGTTCGAGCACCCACGCCGTCGAGACCTACGGCGTCGACGACATCGACGTCGGGACCGTGACGGCGACGGACGTCGACACCGGCTGCGGGTTGCTCCTCAACGATACGAGCGGCGCCACCGTCGACCACGTCGACGCGACCCGGTGCGACGAGGGCGGCGGCTACGCGGGCTTTCGCTGTGCGAACGACGCCGGCCCGGAGATCTCGGTCGGTCGGGTCGACGCCGTCGACTGCGGCCGCGGGGTGTTCACCGTCTCGGGCAGCCGCGGCATCACCATCGACGAGGTCGCTCTCGAGAGTTGCGGGTCGGGTGCGCTCGTACAGGACACCCGCGACACCGCCATCCGCGGCGGGTCGATCACCGGGAGCGACGGCGAGGGCGTCCGCATCGACTCCCGGGACTCGAACGAGCACCCCTACACGCGGAACGTCACGGTCGAGAATCTCCAGATCCACGACAACGGCTCATACGGCGTCTACGAGACCGGGCCGGACACGGAGGCGAACACGATTCAGAACAACGACTTCTGCGGCAACGGGAGCGGTGCCATCGAGACTTACGCTTCGAACACGACCGTCAGCGGCAACACCAACTGTGCTGGTGGCACCGGTGGAAGCGGGAGCGGAGGCGGCGACGGTGGCAGCGGTGGCGACGGCGGCACAGGCGACACGCCGATAAGTGACGGCCGGTACCGCGCTGTCAGTGCCAACAGCGGCAAACTGCTGGAGGTAGCCGCTGCCGACACCAGCGACGGCGCCAACGTCCGCCAGTACGCCGACACCGGCCACCCCTGCCAGGAGTGGGACCTCTCTTCGAACGGCGACGGCACGTACACGCTCAGCAACGCCCACAGCGGAAAACTGCTGGAAGTCGCGAACGCCGACACCAGCGACGGCGCCAACGTCCGCCAGTGGGCCGACACTGGCCACGCCTGCCAGCGCTGGCGGTTCGTCGACAACGGTGACGGCACCTACCGCCTGGAGAACGCCCACAGCGGCAAGGTCGCCGACGTCGAGGGCGCCTCCACGGAGGACGGTGCGAACGTCCTCCAGTGGCCCTGGACCGGCGGCGACAACCAGCGCTGGTCGTTCGAGGGGGTCTGA
- a CDS encoding metal ABC transporter permease, translating to MAVTLLSQSTAALSLVQVGVFDGLVELILDDVWGTVLDLLAALTGVEMLGYPFMQRAYLAAVCIAVIGPLVGSFLVHREMAMIGDTLAHSAFAGVAAGLFVNSAFAVTVPPLLTALLVAALAALVVQTLVDYAGAYRDTSLAIVLTGSFAVGSVLVTATDGGIAVGINAYLFGSLATVSRANAAILGLLSVVVTLGVTVAYRPLVYVTFDEVGARAAGLDVTRYNQLLAVLTAVVVVGAMQIMGVILVAAMLVIPVAAATGVRGFKRSIGAAVCAGLVATVAGVTLSYVYDVAAGGTIVLVAIAVYAGATLATRVR from the coding sequence ATGGCGGTGACACTCCTTTCCCAGTCGACAGCTGCCCTCTCGCTCGTCCAGGTCGGTGTATTCGACGGCCTCGTCGAACTGATCCTCGACGACGTCTGGGGAACCGTCCTCGACCTCCTCGCCGCCCTGACCGGCGTCGAGATGCTGGGCTACCCGTTCATGCAGCGGGCCTACCTCGCGGCGGTGTGCATCGCCGTCATCGGCCCGCTCGTCGGGAGCTTCCTGGTCCACCGGGAGATGGCGATGATCGGCGACACGCTGGCTCACTCCGCGTTCGCCGGCGTCGCCGCAGGGCTGTTCGTCAATTCGGCGTTCGCCGTGACGGTGCCGCCACTGCTGACGGCGTTGCTCGTGGCCGCACTCGCCGCGCTGGTCGTCCAGACGCTCGTCGACTACGCCGGCGCCTACCGGGACACGTCACTCGCCATCGTGCTGACGGGGTCGTTCGCGGTGGGGAGCGTGCTCGTCACCGCGACGGACGGCGGCATCGCCGTCGGCATCAACGCCTACCTCTTCGGCTCGCTGGCGACGGTTTCGCGAGCCAACGCCGCCATCCTGGGTCTCCTGAGCGTCGTCGTCACGCTCGGCGTCACCGTCGCGTACCGACCGCTCGTGTACGTCACCTTCGACGAGGTCGGCGCCCGCGCCGCTGGCCTGGACGTCACGCGATACAACCAGTTGCTCGCGGTGCTGACCGCGGTGGTCGTCGTCGGCGCGATGCAGATTATGGGCGTCATCCTCGTCGCCGCGATGCTGGTGATCCCTGTCGCGGCGGCGACCGGTGTCCGCGGTTTCAAGCGGTCGATAGGTGCGGCGGTGTGTGCCGGCCTGGTCGCCACGGTCGCCGGGGTCACGCTGTCGTACGTCTACGACGTCGCCGCGGGCGGGACCATCGTGCTGGTGGCCATCGCCGTCTACGCGGGCGCGACGCTCGCTACGCGGGTCCGGTGA
- a CDS encoding MDR/zinc-dependent alcohol dehydrogenase-like family protein produces the protein MNGPRVDVLDGFDVVFDATGHHTGVGTAVEQLQKRGQILDVGAVSTRYRETTPGWRLPGRGL, from the coding sequence GTGAACGGGCCGCGGGTCGACGTCCTCGACGGGTTCGACGTCGTCTTCGACGCGACCGGTCACCACACCGGCGTCGGGACGGCTGTCGAGCAGCTGCAGAAGCGCGGCCAGATCCTCGACGTCGGTGCTGTCTCGACTCGATACCGGGAGACGACGCCCGGGTGGCGACTCCCCGGGAGGGGATTGTGA
- a CDS encoding ABC transporter substrate-binding protein translates to MCQFTRRGMLTGLGATVATSGLTGCLGRGAAGGLDSITVAYVPIYPNMQHYVMEREGYYDELPVDVTIERFSAGPSVVKAFASGDVDVAHFGITPAMVLVDRGTDAGILAANSRNGFEIVATSGFVDRYERAGPAAFEGFEREHGRKVRFGVPPDGSVPDVVLRYWIQEDLGVGEMESAITTSTVPPAKAVQTIQSGDVDATIVQEPFTTIIGRDEGFGELVWSGDVLANHPVTVLFANERVIDDGEVSQALVERHVAATEFTTDSPDDAAAHAASVIGSGVSRDLAETAMDSRASEFLSDPHAITDQAATMGAFVADVGNVDEPVATEDLFAFGPYDAIRP, encoded by the coding sequence ATGTGCCAGTTCACTCGCCGAGGGATGCTGACCGGACTGGGAGCGACCGTGGCGACGTCGGGCCTCACCGGTTGTCTCGGCCGGGGCGCCGCCGGTGGGCTCGATTCGATCACCGTCGCCTACGTGCCCATCTACCCGAATATGCAACACTACGTGATGGAGCGGGAGGGGTACTACGACGAGCTGCCGGTGGACGTCACGATAGAGCGGTTCAGCGCCGGCCCCAGCGTCGTCAAGGCGTTTGCGAGCGGAGACGTCGACGTCGCGCACTTCGGCATCACGCCCGCGATGGTGCTCGTCGACAGGGGGACCGACGCGGGTATCCTCGCGGCGAACTCCAGAAACGGGTTCGAGATCGTGGCCACGTCCGGGTTCGTCGACCGCTACGAGCGAGCGGGCCCGGCCGCGTTCGAGGGCTTCGAACGGGAGCACGGGCGCAAGGTGCGGTTCGGCGTCCCGCCGGACGGGAGCGTTCCCGACGTCGTGCTCCGGTACTGGATCCAGGAGGACCTCGGCGTCGGCGAGATGGAGTCCGCGATCACGACGTCGACGGTCCCGCCGGCGAAGGCGGTCCAGACGATCCAGTCTGGCGACGTCGACGCGACGATCGTCCAGGAACCGTTCACGACGATCATCGGCCGGGACGAGGGCTTCGGTGAACTCGTCTGGTCCGGCGACGTCCTGGCGAACCACCCGGTGACGGTGCTGTTCGCGAACGAGCGGGTGATCGACGACGGCGAGGTCTCCCAGGCCCTCGTCGAACGACACGTGGCGGCGACCGAGTTCACGACGGACTCGCCCGACGACGCCGCTGCCCACGCGGCGTCGGTGATCGGCTCCGGGGTGAGCCGGGACCTCGCCGAGACGGCGATGGACTCGCGCGCGTCGGAGTTCCTCTCGGACCCCCACGCGATCACCGACCAGGCCGCGACGATGGGGGCGTTCGTCGCGGACGTCGGCAACGTCGACGAACCGGTCGCGACCGAGGACCTGTTCGCGTTCGGCCCCTACGACGCGATTCGGCCATGA